In the genome of Buteo buteo unplaced genomic scaffold, bButBut1.hap1.1 HAP1_SCAFFOLD_98, whole genome shotgun sequence, the window ggggtcgTATGGGActtgggtggggggggtctggggtccTGTGAGGCTTGGGCTGGGGGCGATGGGGGGTCCATGATCACGTGGgactggggtttgggggtgatgggggggtcCTTGGTCACATGGGCGCAGTCTGGGGTCACGTGGGACTTGATTTAGGGGGCTGGGGTCACGTGGGGTGAGGGGTTTGGCGGGAAAGGGGGGGTCCAGGGTCAcgtggtggggtggggggagaatgggggagctggggggtcACGTGGGGGGACACAGAGTCtcctgggaggtttggggtcAGGGGTtctggggtgtcccccccaccccttgaCCCCTGACctttgccccctccccccccccaggagctggaggcCATCAAGGCCCGGGTGCGGGAGATGGAGGAAGAGGCGGAAAAACTAAAAGAGCTCCAGAACGAAGTGGAGAAGCAAATGAACATGAGCCCCCCGCCGGGCAACGGTGAGACCCCcgcagggtggggggggcacccccaaaTATCGGGGTGTtccccccctgaccccccccctccctctctctccgTTTTTTTTCCTTCCGTTTTGCGCAGCCGGCCCGGTCATCAtgtctctggaagaaaaaatggaagcGGACGCTCGCTCCATATATGTGGGCAATGTGAGTAGGGGGGACGGACACGCCCCTAGACGTGCAGGCTCCGCCCCCacgacccccccccaaaccccttttttgtcgtccccccccacacccccaggTGGATTACGGAGCCACggcagaggagctggaggccCACTTCCACGGCTGCGGCTCCGTCAACCGCGTCACCATCCTCTGCGACAAGTACAGCGGCCACCCCAAGGGGTGAGTGGGGCGACGCCCGCGAATCGGGGAGGGCGGGGATGGTGACACGCCCGCGACACGCCCTCCttccccgttcccccccccccaggttcgCCTACATCGAGTTTTCCGACAAGGAATCCGTGCGGACGTCGATGGCGCTTGACGAGTCCCTCTTCCGCGGGCGGCAAATTAAGGTGAGGCTGTCGCTGGGGGGCGGGGTACGCCGCGGCCACgcccccttccttttctccgTCTCATTGCTCCCCGTCTTTTGCTTCGTTAAGGTGATCCCCAAACGAACCAACCGACCCGGTATCAGCACGACGGACCGGGGTTTTCCTCGGACCCGTTaccggggccgcggcggcggttACAGCGCCACCCGCGCCCGCTTCTACAGCGGCTACAGCCGGCCTCGCGGGCGGGCCTACAGGTGGGCGGGGCCGCCGGGGTGGGCGGGGCTCTGAGGGGGGGCTGAAGGGGCTTGGGGGTCCTCCAGGAGATGGTTGGGGTGTTCCAAAGTGGGCTGAGCGGTGTTGGGGTCTTCCAAGGTTGGGTTGGGACGTGGTTGGGGTCCTCCGGGACGTGGTTGGGGTCCTCCAAGATGGGTTGGAGGTTGTGGGGGTCCTCCAGGAGGTTGTTGGGGTCCTCCAAGATGGGTTGGAGAGTGTTGGGGTTCTCCAGGAGGTGGTGGGGGTCCTCCAGGAGGGGATTGGTGTTGCCCAAGGTGGGCTGAGGGGCGTTGGGGTCTTCCAGAAGGTTGTTGGGGTCCTTCAAGGTGGGCTGAGAGGGGTTGGGGTTCTCCAGGAGTTGGTTGGGGTGTTCCAAGGGGGGTTGGGGGTTGTTGGGGTCCTCTAGGAGGTTGTTGGGGTCCTCTAGGAGGGGATTGGTGTTGCTCAAGGTGGGCTGAGGGGTGTTGGGGTCCTCTACGAGATGGTTGGGGTCTTCCAAGGTGGGCTGAGAAAAGTTGGGGTCCTCCAGGCAGGTGTTGGGGTTCACCAGGAGGGGGATTGGAGTTGTGCAACGTGGGctgagggggtttggggtcctCCAGGAGGTTGTTGGGGTCCCCCAAGGTGGGTTAGAGATTGTTGGGGTGTTCCAGGAGATGGTTGGGGTCTTCCAAATGGCGTTGGGATTTCCCAAGGTGGCTTAGGGGGTTGTGGGGGTCCTCCAGGAGGGGATTGGTGTTGCCCAAGGTGGGctgagggggtttggggtcctCCAGGAGGTTGTTGGGGTTGTCTGAGGTGGGTTAGAGATGGTTGGGGTCTTCGAAGGTGGGCTGAGAGAAGTTGGGGTCCTCCAGGAGGGTGTTGGGGTTCTCCAGGGTGGGTTAGAGATTTTTGGAGTGTCCCAGGAGATGGTTGGGGTCCCCCCAAATGGGTTAGAGGTGGTTGGGGTCCTCCAGGAGGGTGTTGGGGTTCTCCAGGGTGGGTTAGAGATTTTTGGGGTGTCCCTGGAGATGGTTGGGGTCTTCTAAGGTGGGTTAGAGATGGTGGAGGTTTTCCAGGAGGGTGTTGGGGTCCTCCAAGGTGGGTCAGAGATTTTTGGGGTGTCCCAGGAGGTGGTTGGGGTCCCCCAAAATGGGTTAGAGGTGGTGGGGGTCCTCCAGGAGGTGGTTGGGGTCCTCCACGCCAACCCcaactgggggcgggggggtgtcccAGACCACCCCAGGTCCCCCAAAACGGGTGTGTCCCCTTCCGTCCACCCCCCCCCATTAAACCCCGCCCTCTTTTCCGCAGGGGCCGGGCCAGAGCCACCTCATGGTACTCCCCCTATTAGCGGGGGGCTCCCCCCGAAACCGCCGCAGCCGGAcgccgggggggtggggaaggggggcggggggggcacgccccctcccccgcgtgcccctatttttttttacccccctccccccctttctcttccccccctcccccccttttctctctctcccccctctcccacccactcccccacccccccaaaaaaaaagatttgagtGTGTTTATCGTTACAGGTGGCGGAGCCGGaggggccgggcagggccggacgtcgccggggcggggcgggaggggcggggtctgtgtgtgtggggcggggcacccccctccccctgcgctgtgggggctgggggggggagagttttgtgggggattttttttttcgtggggaggggggggtgtaATAAAATGGCCCCGGGGGGACGAGGCGTGTCTGTGCTGTGACCCACGGCGGGGGGcggggatttggggagggggcggggcggggtcGGTCCTCCGAGGTGGGACCGGCGTCCTCCgggaggggcaggaggtgaCTTGGTCCTCCAAGATGGTCCTCCAGGACAGGTGGAAGTTGTTGAACGCAGGTTGAGGTcctccagggcaggcaggagctgactTGGTCCTCCAGGAAGGTCCTCCAAGACAGGCAGAAGGTGACTCGGTTGTTTAAGGTGGAGAGAAGGTCCTCCAGGACAGGCAGAAAGTGACTTGGTCCTCCAAGACAGACAGAAGCTGACTGAGTTGTCGGAGGTGGAGAGAAGGTCCTCCAGACCGGGTGGGAGGTGACTTGGTCCTCCAAGAAGGTCCTCCAAGACAGGCAGAAGGTGACTCGGTTGTTTGAAGCGGAAAGAAGGTTCTCCAGGATAGGCAGGAGGTGACTTGGTCCTCCAGGAAGGTCCTCTAAGACAGGCAGACAATAATTTGGTTCTCCAAGACAGGCGGAAGGTGACTCAGTTCTCCAGGGTGGTCCTCCAGGACAGGCGGAAGGTGTCTCGGTTGTTTAAGGTGGAGAGAAGGTCCTCTAGGACAGGCAGGAGCTGACTTGGTCCTCCAAGAAGGTCCTCCAAGACAGGCAGAAGATAACTTGGTTCTCCAAGACAGGCGGAAGTTGTTGAAGACTGGTTGAGGTCGTCCAGGACAGGCAGATGGTGACTTGGTCCTCCAAGGTGGTCCTCCAGGACAGGCAGAGGGTGACCGAGTTGTTGGAGGTGGAGAGAAGGTTCTCCAGACCAGGTGGGAGCTGTCTTGGTCCTCCAGGAAGGTCCTCCAAGACAGGCAGACAATAACTTGGTCCTCCAAGACAGGCGGAAGGTGACTCAGTTCTCCAGGGTGGTTCTCCAGGACAGGCGGAAGGTGCCTCGGTTGTTTGAGGTGGAGAGAAGGTCCTCCAGGACAGGCAGGAGCTGACTTGGTCCTCCAAGAAGGTCCTCCAGGACAGGTGGACGGTGACTCAGTTGCTTGAAGCAGAAAGAAGGTCTTCCAGGATCGGCAGGAGGTGACTTGGTCCTCCAAGATGGTCCTCCAGGACAGGCAGAACATGATTTGGTCCTCCAAAACAGGCAGAAGCTCTTGAATGCAGGTTGAGGTCCTCCAAGACAGGCAGAAGGTGACTCGGTTGTTTCAGGGGGAGAGAAGGTCCTccaggctgggcaggagctgACTTGGTCCTCCAGGAAGGTCCTCCAAGACAGGCAGGAGGTGACTTGGTCCTCCAGGTAGGTCCTCCAAGACAGGCAGAAGGTGACTTGGTCCTCCAGGAAGGTCCTCCAAGACAGGCAGAAGGTGACTTGGTCCTCCAGGAAGGTCCTCCAAGACAGGCAGGAGGTGACTTGGTCCTCCAGGAAGGTCCTCCAAGACAGGCAG includes:
- the PABPN1 gene encoding polyadenylate-binding protein 2 is translated as MEEEAEKLKELQNEVEKQMNMSPPPGNAGPVIMSLEEKMEADARSIYVGNVDYGATAEELEAHFHGCGSVNRVTILCDKYSGHPKGFAYIEFSDKESVRTSMALDESLFRGRQIKVIPKRTNRPGISTTDRGFPRTRYRGRGGGYSATRARFYSGYSRPRGRAYRGRARATSWYSPY